One Coffea arabica cultivar ET-39 chromosome 5c, Coffea Arabica ET-39 HiFi, whole genome shotgun sequence DNA window includes the following coding sequences:
- the LOC140007582 gene encoding cyclin-dependent protein kinase inhibitor SMR6-like, with protein MGFSKKHQGEGGGKELDGKKWVIAGITIRAPMKSISTKGKGEYEEADGRSTTPTARESRIPERLPCPPAPRKRRPTSTCHFNGGREFFIPPDLESVFIRHVERAN; from the coding sequence ATGGGTTTCTCAAAGAAGCATCAGGGAGAAGGAGGAGGAAAGGAACTGGACGGCAAGAAATGGGTGATAGCCGGAATAACAATAAGGGCTCCCATGAAATCGATATCTACCAAGGGTAAGGGGGAGTACGAGGAAGCTGATGGGCGGTCAACAACTCCAACTGCGAGAGAATCAAGGATACCGGAGAGATTGCCTTGCCCGCCAGCCCCAAGGAAGCGCCGGCCTACTTCAACGTGCCATTTTAATGGTGGCAGAGAGTTTTTTATTCCTCCAGACCTTGAATCAGTTTTTATACGTCATGTCGAGAGAGCCAATTGA